In one window of bacterium DNA:
- the pyrF gene encoding orotidine-5'-phosphate decarboxylase: protein MRNIKAEDRLIVALDVSTLKEAKEMVKELKGLASFFKVGIILQITAGLAFVKWLINNGNRVFLDLKYFDVQDTIREAVQAVAKIGVDFLTVHGNGKIIKAAVEGRGESKLKILAVTVLTSLDAYDIKDLGFPCSIEELVLFRAEKAVEAGCDGVISSGQEVRLIRERIGNKLLIVSPGIRLEGTNIDNHRRYATPTQAIEGGADYLVIGRPIIKEKDPREATEKIIREMKVAFQARENKS from the coding sequence ATGAGAAATATTAAAGCAGAAGATCGGTTGATTGTAGCATTAGATGTTTCAACTTTAAAGGAAGCTAAGGAAATGGTAAAAGAATTAAAGGGATTGGCATCTTTCTTTAAAGTTGGAATAATTCTTCAAATCACAGCTGGTTTAGCATTTGTAAAATGGCTTATAAATAATGGAAATAGGGTCTTTTTAGACCTTAAATATTTTGATGTTCAAGATACAATTAGAGAGGCAGTGCAAGCTGTAGCAAAAATAGGGGTAGATTTCTTAACTGTCCATGGCAATGGGAAGATTATTAAAGCAGCTGTAGAAGGAAGGGGGGAAAGTAAGCTAAAAATTCTTGCCGTAACTGTTCTTACAAGTTTAGATGCTTACGATATTAAGGATTTAGGTTTTCCCTGTTCAATAGAAGAGCTTGTTTTGTTTAGAGCAGAAAAAGCAGTAGAGGCTGGATGTGATGGCGTAATAAGCTCTGGACAAGAGGTTAGATTAATTAGGGAAAGGATAGGAAATAAGCTTTTAATTGTTAGCCCTGGTATCCGTCTTGAAGGCACCAATATAGACAATCATAGAAGATATGCAACACCAACTCAAGCAATTGAGGGAGGGGCTGATTATTTAGTAATTGGAAGACCTATAATAAAAGAAAAAGATCCTAGAGAGGCTACAGAAAAAATAATTAGAGAAATGAAAGTAGCTTTTCAAGCAAGAGAAAATAAATCCTAA
- the rplW gene encoding 50S ribosomal protein L23 — MDDFHKIILEPILTEKAYYLRKEGKYIFHVHPSSNKIEIKNAIEKAFNVKVSDVNTMINKGKKRIRGGIIGKKPDTKKAIISLVKGQSIGIFEGL; from the coding sequence ATGGATGATTTTCATAAGATTATTTTAGAGCCTATATTGACGGAGAAGGCATATTACCTTCGTAAAGAAGGTAAGTATATTTTCCATGTCCATCCATCTTCTAATAAAATTGAGATAAAGAATGCAATAGAAAAGGCATTCAATGTAAAGGTTTCTGATGTAAATACGATGATAAATAAGGGAAAAAAGAGAATAAGGGGAGGGATTATAGGGAAAAAGCCTGATACAAAAAAGGCAATTATAAGCCTGGTTAAGGGACAATCTATTGGAATATTTGAGGGGCTATGA